Proteins from one Xenorhabdus griffiniae genomic window:
- a CDS encoding penicillin-binding protein activator — protein MLPSIFVRLKTGLIYTALLSTIIIAGCTMPEQQGQPTSKPQDKISAEINRYQAIIDAAHNQPSLDVIRAYIALESFATDEAARQKNFDETWQLLTQLSPQQMNELVINANEYTLQGWLDLLNTYQTNKQDLDKLRLAIHDWQIRYPNNPAAHSLPTALQHMLQETENSHATIGLFLPLSGQAKIFGDAIRQGFLDAQKGLPKPSLPESPLPTNATDPNGIINAEEPSTNLENANTANSGNADTTTIESEMGAINDIPTNDQTVKIYDTNSQPLTELLEQAKQDGVTLVVGPLLKPNVEQLAQIETPLNILALNELDMPQKRPNICYFSLSPEDEAKNAAMHIWQQQKRSPLVLIPRTDLGTRVAQAFAQEWQKLGGQTVLQQSFGTPAEMKQSMNRGIGIRLSGTPVISTNPATDPVDAVYIVATANELTMIKPMIDMAISSRKKPALYASSRSNKAGSGPDFRLEMDDMQFSDIPLLTGVNVPLMQQAAKKFTNDYSLMRLYAMGIDAWSLANQFTQMQQEVGFHLSGASGELSVLDNCTILRQLPWMQFNNGRIILENTNTTENTKSTEGIDNAENTHNIENTDSTVQGDHPGIE, from the coding sequence ATGCTTCCCTCAATTTTTGTGCGTTTAAAAACTGGTTTAATTTATACAGCGTTGCTGTCAACTATCATTATTGCAGGATGTACCATGCCCGAACAGCAAGGGCAACCAACTTCTAAGCCTCAGGATAAGATCAGCGCAGAGATTAACCGCTACCAAGCTATTATTGACGCAGCACACAATCAACCATCGTTGGATGTGATCCGTGCTTACATTGCATTGGAATCTTTCGCAACAGATGAAGCTGCCCGCCAGAAAAACTTTGATGAAACCTGGCAATTACTGACGCAACTTTCCCCGCAGCAAATGAATGAATTGGTGATTAATGCCAATGAGTATACGTTGCAGGGCTGGCTTGATTTACTCAATACCTATCAGACCAATAAACAGGATCTCGATAAATTGCGTCTCGCTATTCACGATTGGCAAATCCGTTATCCAAATAACCCTGCGGCCCACAGTTTACCCACAGCTCTGCAACACATGTTGCAAGAAACTGAAAACAGCCATGCCACAATTGGGTTATTTCTGCCTTTGAGCGGCCAGGCCAAAATATTTGGTGACGCCATTCGCCAGGGTTTCCTTGATGCTCAAAAAGGCCTGCCAAAGCCATCGTTGCCAGAATCACCATTGCCAACAAATGCTACCGATCCAAATGGTATTATTAACGCCGAAGAACCCTCTACCAACCTTGAAAATGCCAACACGGCAAATTCAGGGAATGCTGATACCACCACAATTGAATCAGAAATGGGGGCGATTAATGATATACCTACCAATGATCAAACCGTAAAAATCTATGATACCAACAGCCAGCCTCTTACCGAACTGCTGGAACAGGCTAAACAAGATGGTGTCACTCTGGTGGTTGGGCCATTACTGAAGCCCAATGTGGAACAATTAGCTCAAATTGAAACGCCACTGAATATTCTGGCGCTCAATGAACTCGATATGCCACAAAAACGGCCGAATATTTGTTATTTCTCACTCTCTCCTGAAGATGAGGCGAAAAATGCCGCCATGCATATCTGGCAACAGCAAAAGCGCAGCCCTTTGGTGTTGATACCTCGTACTGACTTAGGCACGCGAGTTGCACAAGCCTTTGCACAAGAGTGGCAAAAACTGGGAGGTCAGACGGTATTACAACAATCTTTTGGTACGCCGGCAGAAATGAAGCAATCCATGAACCGTGGAATTGGCATTCGTTTGTCGGGTACGCCGGTTATTTCCACCAATCCGGCCACAGATCCTGTTGATGCCGTTTATATCGTTGCGACAGCAAACGAACTGACAATGATCAAGCCCATGATCGATATGGCAATCAGCTCCCGTAAAAAGCCAGCACTTTATGCCAGCTCGCGTAGTAATAAAGCCGGTTCAGGCCCTGACTTCCGCCTGGAAATGGATGACATGCAGTTTAGTGATATCCCACTGCTGACTGGTGTAAATGTGCCGTTAATGCAGCAAGCAGCCAAAAAATTCACCAATGATTATTCCCTGATGCGCCTCTATGCAATGGGCATTGATGCATGGTCACTGGCCAATCAATTTACGCAAATGCAGCAAGAGGTGGGATTTCATCTGAGTGGTGCTTCGGGGGAACTCTCCGTGCTGGATAACTGCACTATCTTGCGTCAGTTACCCTGGATGCAATTCAATAATGGTCGCATAATCCTTGAAAATACCAACACCACCGAAAATACCAAGAGCACGGAAGGTATCGATAATGCAGAAAATACCCATAACATAGAAAACACCGATAGCACTGTTCAGGGAGATCATCCCGGAATTGAATAA
- a CDS encoding YraN family protein, protein MKKPTGNHYALGRHYEHQAKLFLQKQGLVFIAENVKIRGGEIDLIMRDGHIWVFVEVRFRRHAQYGSAIATITHSKRRKLLYTAAVWLSQRNECLETASCRFDVCAITGQKFEWLKNAFTLNESLFQ, encoded by the coding sequence ATGAAAAAACCAACAGGCAATCACTACGCGCTGGGGCGCCATTATGAACATCAGGCTAAACTGTTTTTACAAAAACAAGGGCTTGTCTTTATTGCTGAGAATGTAAAAATTCGCGGCGGGGAAATCGATCTGATAATGCGTGACGGGCATATCTGGGTTTTCGTTGAAGTTCGTTTCCGCCGACATGCACAATATGGTAGCGCCATTGCTACAATTACCCACAGTAAGCGCAGAAAGCTTTTGTATACGGCTGCTGTCTGGCTGTCCCAACGCAATGAATGTCTGGAAACAGCATCATGCCGCTTCGATGTTTGTGCAATAACAGGACAGAAATTTGAATGGCTGAAAAATGCCTTCACCCTGAATGAGAGTCTATTTCAATAG
- the diaA gene encoding DnaA initiator-associating protein DiaA, with protein sequence MLDRIKVCFTESIQTQIAAAEALPDAISRAAMMMVQSLLSGNKILCCGNGGSAATAQRFTASMINRFETDRPSLPALSLNTDNVVITAIANSKQPDEIYAKQVRALGQAGDVLLAISTHGNSRDIIKAVEAAVTRDMTIVALTGYDGGELAGLLGPQDVEIRIPSHHSVRIQEVHMLTINCLCDLIDNTLFPHQDE encoded by the coding sequence GTGCTGGATAGAATTAAAGTCTGTTTTACAGAAAGTATTCAAACTCAGATCGCAGCAGCAGAAGCATTACCCGACGCAATATCACGCGCTGCGATGATGATGGTTCAATCACTGCTGAGTGGCAATAAAATTCTTTGCTGTGGTAACGGTGGCTCGGCCGCAACAGCACAGCGTTTTACTGCCAGCATGATCAATCGTTTTGAAACGGATCGGCCAAGTCTGCCAGCTCTGTCATTGAATACTGATAATGTAGTGATCACCGCTATCGCCAACAGTAAACAGCCTGACGAAATTTACGCCAAACAAGTCAGGGCACTGGGGCAAGCAGGGGACGTCTTGCTTGCCATTTCTACGCATGGAAACAGTCGGGATATTATCAAAGCGGTGGAAGCTGCTGTTACACGTGATATGACGATCGTTGCGCTGACGGGTTACGATGGCGGTGAACTGGCGGGCTTACTGGGGCCTCAGGATGTTGAGATACGTATTCCCTCACATCACAGCGTCAGAATACAAGAAGTTCATATGTTGACAATCAACTGTCTGTGCGACTTAATCGACAACACGTTATTCCCTCATCAGGATGAATAA
- the dolP gene encoding division/outer membrane stress-associated lipid-binding lipoprotein — protein MRLFSLLLVCFSAMLLQGCIGAAVVGSAAIATKAGSDPRTIGQQVDDTTLEARVSNAISKDPQIKAQARVSVTVYQGKVLLTGQSPNMALAERAKQIAAKVEGTDVVYNEIRQGSPVTLATASADAWLTTKVRSQILTSDEVRSSSIKVVTEDGEVFLFGIVTRQEGAAAAKIASETSGVKRVTTAFTYLN, from the coding sequence ATGCGGTTATTTTCTCTATTACTGGTCTGTTTCAGTGCAATGCTATTACAAGGATGTATTGGTGCCGCCGTCGTGGGCTCCGCTGCAATTGCTACAAAAGCCGGCTCAGATCCACGAACCATTGGGCAACAAGTTGACGATACTACGCTGGAAGCTCGTGTCAGCAATGCTATCAGCAAGGATCCACAAATTAAGGCACAAGCCCGTGTGTCAGTGACTGTGTATCAAGGCAAAGTTCTTTTAACCGGACAAAGCCCCAATATGGCTCTGGCTGAGCGGGCAAAACAGATTGCGGCAAAGGTTGAAGGCACAGACGTGGTATATAACGAAATCCGCCAGGGCAGTCCCGTGACATTGGCGACGGCCTCTGCTGATGCCTGGTTGACGACCAAAGTACGCTCCCAAATTTTAACCAGTGATGAAGTGAGATCATCGAGCATCAAAGTGGTAACAGAAGATGGTGAAGTCTTTTTGTTTGGCATAGTCACACGGCAAGAGGGAGCTGCGGCGGCGAAAATTGCCAGCGAAACTAGCGGCGTAAAACGTGTAACCACTGCATTTACCTACCTCAACTGA
- the mtgA gene encoding monofunctional biosynthetic peptidoglycan transglycosylase — protein MRNPFSILWRWLKRIVVSITVLWFVAVIAFSFLPVPFSMIMIEKQLAALMSINLSYVSHSSWKEQNHISPYMALAVIAAEDQKFPKHWGFDFEAIETAMAYNKKYEKRIRGASTISQQTTKNLFLWEGRSWLRKGLEAGMTVVLELLWSKKRILTVYLNIAEFGNGIFGAEEAAQHYFGKPACRLTATESALLAAVLPNPHRYKVNAPSRYVLQRQQWILRQMQLMGGVNYLKQNKLEWALNTKCEAGRH, from the coding sequence ATGAGAAATCCTTTTTCAATATTGTGGCGCTGGCTGAAAAGAATTGTCGTGTCGATCACGGTTTTGTGGTTCGTTGCTGTAATTGCCTTCTCATTTTTGCCAGTGCCGTTTTCTATGATAATGATAGAGAAACAACTCGCTGCCTTAATGTCAATTAATTTGTCTTATGTTTCTCATTCTTCATGGAAGGAACAGAATCACATTTCACCCTATATGGCGTTAGCCGTCATTGCAGCAGAAGATCAAAAATTCCCAAAACATTGGGGATTTGATTTTGAGGCTATCGAAACTGCTATGGCATATAACAAAAAATATGAGAAGCGAATTCGGGGAGCATCGACAATTTCCCAGCAAACAACCAAAAATTTATTTCTATGGGAAGGGCGTAGTTGGCTAAGAAAAGGATTAGAAGCGGGAATGACTGTCGTACTGGAATTACTCTGGTCAAAGAAACGTATTTTAACGGTCTATCTCAATATTGCTGAGTTTGGCAATGGTATTTTTGGTGCCGAGGAAGCAGCCCAGCATTATTTTGGCAAGCCTGCCTGCCGATTGACAGCGACTGAATCTGCATTACTTGCTGCTGTATTGCCAAATCCTCATCGCTATAAAGTGAATGCTCCCTCCAGGTATGTATTACAACGCCAGCAATGGATTTTGCGGCAAATGCAGTTAATGGGGGGCGTGAATTACTTAAAGCAAAATAAGTTGGAATGGGCGTTAAATACAAAGTGTGAGGCTGGGCGGCATTGA
- the elbB gene encoding isoprenoid biosynthesis glyoxalase ElbB, whose protein sequence is MKSVAIILSGCGVYDGSEIHELVLTMLSLSRLGAKVSFFSPDEVQHHVINHLNGEEKQESRDIMEESARITRGNIQPLSKVNIDELDALIIPGGFGVAKNLCNFAFKGSDCEINKELLSIVQNMHQQGKPMGFICIAPVMVPKILDKPIKVTIGNDPETAAQIAKMGGVHVECPVDDIVVDFENKIVTTPAYMLAESLAQAEKGIDKLVRKILEMIE, encoded by the coding sequence ATGAAATCTGTTGCCATTATATTAAGTGGATGTGGAGTGTACGATGGAAGTGAAATTCACGAATTAGTTCTCACTATGCTCTCTTTAAGTCGTCTTGGCGCTAAAGTGTCTTTTTTTTCGCCTGATGAGGTACAACATCATGTTATTAATCACCTTAACGGAGAAGAGAAACAAGAGAGTCGCGACATAATGGAAGAATCTGCCCGTATAACACGGGGAAATATACAGCCTTTATCTAAAGTTAATATTGATGAGTTGGATGCGCTAATTATTCCTGGTGGTTTTGGCGTGGCCAAGAATTTATGTAATTTCGCATTCAAAGGATCAGATTGTGAAATAAATAAAGAACTATTAAGTATAGTGCAAAATATGCACCAGCAGGGCAAGCCGATGGGATTCATATGTATTGCTCCTGTTATGGTGCCTAAAATATTAGACAAACCGATAAAAGTAACTATCGGTAATGATCCAGAAACTGCGGCTCAAATAGCAAAAATGGGAGGGGTACATGTTGAGTGTCCGGTTGATGACATTGTCGTTGATTTTGAAAATAAAATTGTAACAACGCCGGCTTATATGCTCGCAGAATCTTTGGCGCAGGCAGAAAAAGGAATTGATAAGTTGGTTAGAAAAATATTGGAAATGATTGAGTAA
- the arcB gene encoding aerobic respiration two-component sensor histidine kinase ArcB: MKLIRGLAQYYVDLMMKLGLVRFSILLASALVILAMAMQMAVTFVLHGEVRGIDLIRSIFFGLLITPWAVYFLSIVVEQLEESRQRLSSLVAKLEEMRQRDAKLNLQLKENIDQLNQEISDREKAEKAHLVLLDKLKLEMEQREKTQIELEQQSVLLRSFLDASPDLVYYRNEDNEFSGCNRAMELLTGKSEKQLIGLTPTDVYDKEIASKVMETDEKVFRHNVSLTYEQWLVYPDGRKACFELRKVPFYDRVGKRHGLMGFGRDITERKRYQDALENASRDKTTFISTISHELRTPLNGIVGLSRILMDTDLTPEQCKYLETIHVSAITLGNIFNDIIELDKIERRKVQLDNQPVDFTGFMTDLENISALLAQPKGIKFVLEPEQPLPAKVLTDGTRLRQILWNLISNAVKFTPEGEIKVRIWREEEEERLFFEVTDSGIGIPPDELEKIFAMYYQVKDSAGGRPATGTGIGLAVSKRLALSMGGDIVVKSTLGKGSCFTLSVVAPAIAEHPAGKAEQETLPLPVLNILLVEDIELNVIVARSVLEKLGNSVDVAMNGRDALAMFDPDEYDLVLLDIQLPDMTGLDIARQLHQRYSSHSLPPLIALTANVLKDKKEYLDAGMDDVLNKPLSVKALTAVIEKYWGKGSESDTALVDVDLVSQDEKRLDTEMLNQYIELVGPKMITDNLVIFETMMPNYLALLDSNMTAKDQKGITEEAHKIKGAAGSVGLRHLQQLAQQIQSPDLPAWWDNVQEWVDELKLEWKQDIEILRNWLSSVTKK, from the coding sequence ATGAAGCTGATTCGAGGGCTTGCCCAATATTATGTCGATTTGATGATGAAGCTGGGGCTGGTGCGTTTTTCTATATTACTTGCATCAGCTTTAGTTATTCTTGCGATGGCGATGCAGATGGCAGTGACATTTGTCCTGCATGGAGAAGTACGGGGTATTGATTTAATTCGCTCCATTTTTTTTGGTTTGTTAATTACCCCCTGGGCGGTTTATTTTCTCTCCATCGTAGTAGAACAGCTTGAAGAATCTCGCCAGCGTTTATCAAGCCTGGTCGCAAAACTTGAAGAAATGCGCCAGCGTGATGCGAAATTAAACCTGCAACTCAAAGAAAACATTGACCAATTAAACCAAGAGATTAGCGACAGGGAGAAGGCGGAAAAAGCCCATTTGGTTCTGTTGGATAAACTCAAATTGGAAATGGAGCAGCGTGAAAAAACCCAGATTGAGCTTGAGCAGCAATCGGTACTATTGCGTTCATTTCTGGATGCTTCCCCAGATCTGGTTTATTACCGCAATGAAGATAATGAATTTTCCGGTTGTAATCGAGCAATGGAATTGCTGACGGGCAAAAGCGAAAAACAGCTCATCGGCCTGACGCCGACAGATGTTTACGATAAAGAAATTGCCAGCAAGGTGATGGAAACCGATGAAAAAGTATTTCGCCACAATGTATCCCTGACCTATGAGCAATGGTTAGTTTACCCTGATGGACGCAAAGCCTGTTTTGAACTCAGGAAAGTGCCTTTTTATGATCGCGTTGGTAAGCGACACGGATTAATGGGGTTTGGGCGCGATATAACGGAGCGTAAACGCTATCAGGACGCATTAGAGAACGCCAGCAGGGATAAGACGACTTTTATCTCTACGATTAGCCATGAGCTTCGTACGCCTTTAAATGGCATTGTGGGCTTGAGTCGCATTCTGATGGATACCGACTTAACACCGGAGCAATGTAAGTACCTGGAAACAATCCATGTCAGCGCCATTACTTTGGGTAATATTTTTAATGATATTATTGAGTTAGATAAAATTGAGCGTCGCAAAGTTCAGCTTGATAACCAACCAGTTGATTTCACCGGTTTCATGACAGATTTAGAAAATATTTCAGCTCTATTAGCGCAGCCGAAGGGGATTAAATTTGTTCTGGAACCAGAGCAGCCACTACCTGCAAAAGTGCTGACCGATGGAACCCGTTTGCGCCAAATTTTGTGGAACTTGATTAGTAATGCTGTGAAATTTACGCCTGAAGGTGAAATTAAGGTTCGTATCTGGCGTGAAGAAGAAGAGGAACGCCTATTCTTCGAAGTGACGGATTCCGGTATTGGTATTCCTCCCGACGAGTTGGAAAAAATCTTTGCCATGTATTATCAGGTGAAAGACAGCGCTGGTGGGCGTCCTGCCACCGGAACGGGGATTGGTCTTGCTGTTTCGAAGCGTCTTGCCCTAAGTATGGGAGGGGACATTGTGGTGAAAAGTACATTGGGCAAAGGTTCTTGCTTTACCTTGTCTGTCGTCGCGCCAGCCATTGCTGAACACCCGGCAGGTAAGGCTGAACAAGAGACTCTGCCATTGCCGGTGCTTAATATCTTACTGGTAGAAGATATTGAATTGAACGTCATTGTAGCCCGTTCTGTTCTGGAGAAGTTGGGAAACAGTGTGGATGTTGCCATGAATGGCCGTGATGCATTGGCAATGTTTGATCCTGATGAATATGACTTAGTGTTACTGGATATCCAATTACCGGATATGACGGGGTTAGATATTGCCCGTCAATTGCACCAGCGTTACTCCTCCCACTCCTTGCCGCCTTTGATCGCGCTGACAGCTAATGTATTAAAGGATAAAAAAGAATACCTAGATGCGGGCATGGATGATGTGCTCAATAAGCCATTATCTGTCAAGGCGTTGACTGCCGTGATAGAAAAATATTGGGGTAAAGGCTCTGAATCGGACACTGCTTTAGTGGACGTTGATCTTGTCAGTCAGGATGAAAAACGGCTGGATACGGAGATGCTTAATCAATATATCGAATTGGTTGGACCAAAAATGATCACAGACAACCTGGTTATTTTTGAAACCATGATGCCAAATTATCTTGCTTTGCTGGACTCCAATATGACCGCCAAAGATCAAAAAGGCATTACAGAAGAGGCGCATAAAATCAAAGGTGCGGCGGGTTCAGTCGGTTTACGCCATTTGCAGCAATTGGCTCAGCAGATTCAGTCACCGGATTTACCTGCATGGTGGGATAATGTTCAGGAATGGGTGGACGAGTTAAAGTTGGAGTGGAAACAAGATATAGAAATATTAAGAAATTGGTTATCAAGCGTTACAAAAAAATAA